Proteins from one Clostridiaceae bacterium genomic window:
- a CDS encoding ferredoxin family protein — protein MQINASTCVGCGRCIPYCTMGCIHYKKSMKKTKVHCYIDEEECVDCGICYRSKACPTDSLYQPVHQWPRSIRGTFSNPLAEHKETRVPGRGTEEMKTCDITDRYKRGFAGIAAEMGRPGVGARLSDVEKVFMALVALDVEFESCNPLTGLLMDKKSGRMNPEVLNEKVLSCIIEMIVPIDRIIEVIDVLEKVAEEVDTVFSIDLTARVNEDLSVPTAKIMDLNKRWYSFNGKTNIGLGKLKVKGADLT, from the coding sequence TTGCAAATAAATGCATCAACCTGTGTTGGATGTGGACGGTGCATTCCATACTGCACTATGGGATGTATACATTATAAAAAAAGCATGAAGAAAACAAAAGTACATTGTTATATCGATGAAGAAGAGTGTGTTGACTGTGGTATTTGTTACCGTTCAAAAGCATGTCCTACCGATTCTTTGTATCAACCTGTTCACCAATGGCCCCGTTCTATAAGAGGAACATTTTCAAACCCACTTGCAGAACATAAGGAAACCAGGGTGCCAGGCAGGGGAACAGAGGAGATGAAAACCTGCGATATAACAGACCGATATAAAAGAGGTTTTGCAGGGATAGCTGCCGAAATGGGAAGACCCGGGGTTGGAGCCAGGCTTTCGGATGTTGAAAAGGTTTTTATGGCTCTTGTAGCCTTAGATGTCGAATTTGAAAGCTGTAATCCTCTGACAGGATTGCTTATGGATAAAAAAAGTGGAAGAATGAATCCTGAAGTTCTGAATGAAAAAGTATTATCTTGTATTATTGAGATGATAGTTCCTATTGATAGAATAATTGAGGTCATAGATGTACTGGAGAAAGTAGCAGAGGAAGTGGACACAGTTTTTTCAATAGATCTTACTGCCAGAGTAAATGAAGATCTTTCAGTTCCCACTGCAAAAATTATGGATTTAAATAAAAGGTGGTATTCCTTTAACGGAAAGACAAATATTGGTCTAGGAAAGCTTAAGGTAAAGGGGGCTGATTTAACATGA
- a CDS encoding NAD(P)/FAD-dependent oxidoreductase, whose protein sequence is MTYVIIGNGPAGINAIEQIIKINPEGEIILVSKENTLPYSRIMLPEYLIGEVCEDQLYYRDKDFYARYKVNLRLGRFVTGIIPEQKIVTLDDGSSIAYDKLLIATGSSPVIPKFAQCDIGGVFTLWDKNDVEKIRSYINNIKEISEIVVIGGGLLGLQIARALSSIGLSVTVVEKQDRIMPLQLDKKAGILLMEAAGKSGVKFLIDTEVLSLEEEQGSIKYVVTNKGKIKADAVFVSVGVKPNLNFVENTGLNRNKGLIVNEYMETNIPDIYAAGDIAEAREYLTNENTVRALWPCAVRQGKVAGLNMAGCKEIYDGSIAMNSIELFGLSLISFGELQGEGINGIMNNYGDGNYQMLFFREDRLVGAIFAGSIQNAGVFFNRLGEKLSYNFINRLLNCLPY, encoded by the coding sequence ATGACTTATGTAATTATAGGTAACGGGCCAGCAGGCATAAATGCTATTGAACAAATCATAAAAATCAATCCTGAGGGTGAAATAATACTTGTTTCAAAAGAAAATACACTGCCCTATAGCAGGATTATGCTTCCGGAATATTTGATAGGCGAGGTTTGTGAAGACCAGCTTTATTACAGGGATAAAGATTTCTACGCAAGATACAAAGTAAATTTAAGGCTTGGTAGATTTGTAACCGGAATAATTCCGGAACAAAAGATAGTAACCCTTGATGACGGATCTTCCATTGCTTACGATAAATTACTTATCGCGACCGGGTCAAGTCCCGTAATTCCGAAATTTGCGCAATGTGATATCGGCGGAGTTTTCACATTGTGGGATAAAAATGATGTTGAGAAGATACGCAGTTATATAAATAATATTAAAGAAATTTCAGAAATTGTAGTCATCGGTGGGGGATTACTAGGCCTTCAGATAGCAAGGGCATTATCTTCAATAGGTCTGTCAGTAACAGTGGTGGAAAAACAAGACAGGATAATGCCTCTGCAGCTTGATAAAAAGGCCGGTATACTATTAATGGAAGCTGCAGGAAAATCCGGAGTGAAATTCTTGATTGATACTGAGGTCTTAAGCCTGGAGGAAGAACAAGGTTCAATAAAATATGTGGTGACTAATAAAGGGAAAATCAAAGCAGATGCAGTTTTTGTTTCTGTTGGGGTGAAGCCTAATCTTAATTTCGTTGAAAATACCGGATTAAACAGGAATAAAGGATTGATAGTAAATGAATACATGGAAACAAATATTCCCGATATCTATGCTGCAGGGGATATTGCTGAGGCAAGGGAATATTTAACCAATGAAAATACTGTCAGGGCACTCTGGCCATGTGCAGTCAGGCAAGGCAAAGTAGCGGGGTTAAATATGGCAGGATGTAAAGAAATATATGATGGCAGTATTGCAATGAATTCCATTGAACTTTTTGGGCTATCCCTTATTTCTTTTGGAGAACTACAGGGAGAGGGTATTAACGGAATAATGAATAATTACGGGGACGGTAATTATCAGATGCTTTTCTTTAGAGAAGACAGACTGGTAGGAGCAATATTTGCGGGCAGTATTCAAAATGCAGGTGTTTTTTTCAACAGATTGGGAGAGAAACTCTCTTACAACTTTATTAATAGGCTCTTAAATTGTTTACCTTACTAA